Proteins encoded in a region of the Zea mays cultivar B73 chromosome 2, Zm-B73-REFERENCE-NAM-5.0, whole genome shotgun sequence genome:
- the LOC103646373 gene encoding ubiquitin carboxyl-terminal hydrolase 3, which yields MVMGASGSKLEKALGDQFPEGQRYFGLENFGNTCYCNSVLQKSGQTAISCIGSSTARPQHYRDEKLHCQAEKWHRRAAPRDFRFGFLQIFGF from the exons ATGGTCATGGGAGCCAGCGGCTCCAAGCTTGAGAAGGCCCTCGGAGACCAGTTCCCGGAAGGCCAGCGCTACTTCGGCCTCGAGAACTTCGGCAACACCTGCTACTGCAACAGTGTCCTTCAG AAATCTGGCCAAACAGCAATATCGTGCATAGGGAGCAGCACTGCTAGACCACAACACTATCGGGATGAGAAGTTGCACTGTCAGGCTGAGAAGTGGCACCGTCGTGCTGCTCCGAGAGATTTCAGATTTGGCTTCCTTCAGATATTTGG GTTTTGA
- the LOC103648597 gene encoding uncharacterized protein — MEPFMRRFFPRALERMASAKGNEYCIYDSQTLTAFTSSLYVAGLVGSLVASRVTKATGRRAIMLMGGALFLAGGAVTGAAVNIAMLIVGRILLGFGVGFTSQGLKLSKVLKAQSDVELSQLRKEVSELRKDTAKNTKTLTTLSKDFLECKNMVKGLTEQKDVIQSVLEAKYKRISAEAIKKQEENNSEIFGLLHQLVEGNKKNHDIFDELAEEKKKTTQLLISMAAMQSTVDSLYDICSCCKQHMYDTLSLVRARPKQMIFKDADTSKALRWMDGEVKGFSPVLDSSGDYYALANARGIACILEKADCSHLKMMTLGLKHFGEQHPNPFKHKDVQQRGNEVARANVKANMKKVVLVTCFGLLCTIIKRQHNVKKIINLHS, encoded by the exons ATGGAGCCGTTCATGCGGCGCTTCTTCCCGCGCGCCCTGGAGCGGATGGCGTCGGCCAAGGGGAACGAGTACTGCATCTACGACAGCCAGACGCTGACGGCCTTCACGTCGTCCCTGTACGTGGCCGGGCTGGTGGGCTCGCTCGTGGCCAGCCGCGTGACCAAGGCGACGGGCCGGCGGGCCATCATGCTCATGGGAGGCGCCCTCTTCTTAGCCGGGGGCGCTGTGACCGGCGCCGCCGTCAACATCGCCATGCTCATCGTCGGCCGCATTCTGCTCGGCTTCGGCGTCGGGTTCACCAGCCAG GGGCTAAAACTGAGCAAGGTCCTCAAAGCACAAAGTGATGTGGAACTCTCCCAACTTCGAAAAGAGGTCAGCGAGCTAAGAAAAGACACCGCGAAAAACACTAAAACGCTAACTACTTTGTCCAAAGATTTTCTTGAATGCAAAAACATGGTCAAGGGTCTAACGGAGCAGAAGGATGTAATTCAGTCTGTCTTGGAGGCCAAGTATAAAAGGATTAGTGCCGAAGCCATCAAGAAACAGGAAGAAAACAATTCAGAAATTTTTGGGCTTCTACATCAGCTTGTCGAAGGTAACAAGAAGAATCATGATATCTTTGACGAACTTGCTGAAGAGAAGAAAAAGACCACTCAATTGCTAATATCCATGGCTGCTATGCAATCAACAGTGGATTCTCTCTACGACATATGCTCATGCTGCAAGCAACACATGTATGATACCTTATCTTTGGTTAGGGCACGACCGAAGCAGATGATCTTCAAGGATGCGGATACCAGCAAAGCTCTTAGATGGATGGATGGCGAGGTTAAAGGTTTTTCCCCTGTCTTGGATTCAAGTGGTGACTACTACGCCTTGGCCAATGCACGAGGCATTGCCTGCATTCTAGAGAAGGCTGATTGCTCCCACCTAAAGATGATGACACTAGGACTTAAACACTTTGGTGAACAACATCCAAACCCCTTCAAACATAAGGATGtgcagcaaagggggaatgaggtaGCACGGGCCAATGTCAAAGCTAATATGAAAAAAGTTGTGTTGGTCACTTGCTTCGGATTGCTATGTACAATCATAAAAAGGCAACACAATGTTAAAAAGATAATCAATCTTCATTCTTAA